ACTGATGCATATCAGCAGGGGCGGATGcacaccccgggccacccgggccatggcccggggttcggcccaaatttttttcattttgcagtAGCTTCTACCTCTGGActtggatcaattgctgaagaaggacttggatcaattgctgaagaagaataaatatattactTCACGATGGCGCTTTTTGTATGTTATCTATCTTTCCGTTTATATTTTTATGTATCTTTTGAACTGTGAGTTTGTGGACGTCTATActtaaaactcggcccggggttcgactcaatcctggttccgccactgCATATCAGTATTCAGTACACATGTGGAATGACGAAGGTTTTTAGAGCCAGGGCGGCTCTTCCCGGCTCATCGCGTGTTAAAAGAAATGGAAGTCGCACTTTATCGTGTCGTGTGGCCCCAAAGATATTGGAAGAAAGCATCAATTGATCATTGCCCGCGGCAGTGTAATCGATGGTTCGTGCTGAATAATCGatgcaaaataaataaaaatattaggATTAATAATCAATTGACCATGGTCGAGTCGGTAATCATATCATGCAATGGATGCAGCGCGTAATCAATTGATCGTGGTCGAGTCGGTAATCAATTGCTGAATAAAGAGCAGCGCTAGCTCATTTCTCCAGGCGAGCCTTTCTTTTCACAGGTTTCAAGCGGCGCGATTGCTCGCCAACCGTGTGAGACGCGTGCGATCTGAAAACTAGTACTAGCTCTGAATTCCTGAAAGGCGAGGCATGCCGAGTaccctctgctctgctctgtccCTGTCGTGGGCCTCGTCCAGCAAAGCCTGACGCGTCCGGCGAGCCGCCACGGCGTGTATAAATGGCACGCTCGGCGGTCGCCTCCGGCACTCACCGCTACTCCACTGCCAACCAACCATAGTAGGCAAGCAAGGCAATTCATCACCGAAAAAATCATCGTACTAGCTAGCAGCACGCAGAGCACAAGCTACGAGATCATCGTCGTCCATGGCCAACTTCGCCGCTCAgctcaaggacaagctcctcGGCCTCGTCGACCGCGTCGTCagctgcggcggccgcggcgcctgCGCAAACAAGGATGTACCGGAGGCGCCCGCCAAGTTGCCAAATGTTCAGGTGTGCTTGCTTCATCAGAATCGCCTACGAGTTCCTGTCAATTACTCCTCACATGCTTCTGCTACATCCATGGATCGCTGACTTGTACTGTGGCACCGTTTACTTTTGCAGCCCATTGCGATCAAGCCGAGAGATCCCAACGTGAGCCAAGGATCAAAGCCCGGCTTCAACTGAGACCAACCGCGTTAAATAAACGACTCGACTTGTTCATCGTTGTTGCGTGCATGGTTGATGACATGCTTGCCGGTGTTCCAAATAAGAATTCTCCTGTTCCATTGGTTGTAATGGAACCACCTtgagatttatttttttattttcctttcgaAGTTTCCCTTTGATCCATGAGGATCTGGGCGtgtatttttattttgaaacatgCAACCTCAATAAAAATAGTagtttgattaatggtatatccACTCAAGTGACTGATCGCCTTCCATGTATTCTTTACCATTCAGATCCTCTCGTGCATTATATTCGCCATATAAAAAACGCTGAAGGTGAAGTTTGAGATTGAAATGGGCTCAATAAAATCTGATGTGGGCCTGTGGCTGTTGTCCTGTGCCAcccatatttttttcttttaaaattgtgttttgtaaaaataatatcccgAGTCAAATTTCCAAAAGTATACTAGCTTATACAGTGAACACAAAAGGCCAACTTAAATACCTCCAGTTGAAATGGCAAAATGTAAATATTTGCATTTCTACTGGTGAGATATCCTTTTTCTTCGCATCACTTATTCAGGAAACCGTAACTTTTATGTGTGCTCAAATGAAAATGAAAGTTATGAAGCTCTTCAACTTTGTATAAAATGCACATATCTATTTATAGATCCAAATATTGTATTGATTATTTTTTACACCCAACATGGCTTTTAATGAAAAAGTAATGGTGTAGAACATAGTTATATATTCCGGAAAGATAAATAAAGAATAACCATCCAAACTTTATTTCCATCGGAGGTCATATGGAAACGTTATTATTTCTAAAATTACACTACACTGAGCGCTGGTGACTGGAAAGATAAAAAATGATGTATACATAGATCTACAACTAGAGACCAGAACACTTTATCGATTACTTGGGTGTAAATACTGCTTCAAATGTAAAAGTGGCGAGCCACAAATTTGCAGACCTCATCGAGCGCTATAATATTCACATAAATTTTATCTTGAGCCCAGCTCATGTGAAGAAGTTAAGATTTTTTTGAAGATGTGCTGCGTAGCCCTTTGTCTTGTTGATATTAAAATTCTGCGATTTGAATTGGCGGATCTTAAATATCGCTGCTTGAGTTGGTGGGATACTATATATGTTTGCAAATTTATGCCTTGGGATATTAGTTTTGCAAAGAAAGTTTAATAGTAATAAAAAACTCCACAGCAAGTTAATCATCGATCGATCGTATGttcaaaaataataacattACCCGCAAAAAAATTAAACCTCCATATGCCATACTAATGTAGCCCAACTCAGATCTTTATGATGGCACACATGGGCCAGCCCACCACTTGCACTAGTTTTATCTTTgcgcccccaccctccgggTCCGGGAGTACTCCAGAGTCCAGAGTATTGAGTACAGAGCGACCCCTCCATCGATGATCGATGCCTGGAAGCTCCAACCGACCTCCATCCATGCCTGGCACGCCAATAAAGTTGAGtcctctttcaaaaaaaaaaaaaatcagtcctGAATCCTGATCCACGATGAGGCATGCATGCACCACATGTGGAATCACGAACATTCCTTCCTCCTGATCGCTCTCATGTGTCGCCGGGCAGCCACCGCGGGCAGCACCTGCTCCAGGGCGACGGGAGCCGGCGGGCTGCGCGGCTGGAGCGCCCCCGTGCGCGAGGCGGCCGACCGCGCGCTCGCggcagcgtggcggcggcgggggcggcggctgaAGGGGATCGGCAACAAgaaaattggaaaaaaaaagacaaatcaGTAGGATACATAGTTGGGAGTCCAAATAGAGAACCACCAAATTAGTGGGGTGAGGGAGAAATTTAGAAGACCTACTAAAATGGCAGTCtatttagagcatctccagccggGCAGCCCAAATATAGACCcctattttgtatttttaggcCGATCTATAAAATTTAGAGGCTTGAAATTCTCTCCGGACTCCAGTCAGCCCGACCAAATGATAGCTCCTAAATCAATCTGGCCAGTGGGACCCAGTTGTCAGCGAAACTCTCCCCGTCCTCCCTCTGCTCGCGCTCCTctgcgccggcgacctcgcgcctcgccgccgtcctccctctctccctcccgcacCCGACAGAGACCTCCCTCCCGCACCCGCGGCGAGTTcgtgccgcgccggccgcctctcccccgcgccgccgtgctcgtcGGCTGCGGGGTCGCACTGTGTGACATAACCGCCAAGTTAAatggcttaattaagcgtaatggccatcatttaaacgcatcaggcgcattagcttaattaagtgtaacctgacagcctgtttccaacccacaggccgatcgaaacacaccagaagtctcatgcgacggcgagcacagacggtaccagcatgatataatttcacaaaaatagataataacataaatatttccaaaacagctttaaatttagaatttacataaaataaatagcagcagcggaagagaatatgacctgagagaaagaaatttgattgagaaccaataaaacaaaacgataactatgaacacgtgaggacgtcacattgAGCCCACTGATGCGATTCATGtttagcttctatacctgaaacagggtaaacaacaaactctgagtatactaatactcagcaagacttacacGACTTTTGGGTATatttagcccacatatctagacatgcaaagctttctggctggtggatttatttgcagaaaagcatctaagggtggatccttactttccatattttagctcacattctatataaattaatattCTCTAGCCATTTGCAGAACCCCTTCTAAAACAAACATAATAGAAGATCAATTAGTAATCTCAACATTTCCTTCAACATATACATTTATATTCCAtctcattactacgatgcggtgctgcgatcaaggtgctcatatccgagagcgactgacggcgaatcaatccgatttaaccttgcaaggtggacctaaccaacacggcacgtatttgccccgtcggacaatacaaaccaaccattcacctccccgcctcgaactacaggaaccagcccaatgacatatggtcagccaaactcaacgtgagaccaccaaaagtaaacacatgcatccccatttctccgcgactactcaactaccccaggagttgggtgcgggttcctgtactttcgaagcaaggcagtactcggcttaccggtttcgactacctcctactcccggcatgcagttagtacaattcaaactcgatcacagggccagacaacgaatggtccttaatcgacacagacgggctagcctttccccgcccggtctccattttcttttctttctccaacctattccattattccatatactcaaaataacgatacatcctatatctcgcgagtgaccagaaatcactcgacttccaccgagatcttattaagcatagcatttctatcgtcctatatatactagtataactATAGGGaacctatggatcatgcaactagagttccaaataattcctaaacctaatgcacaagtaatagaaacatatatagatgtcataaattgaaataataggatgtgcaccggggcttgcctgtgattaacactaggtcagtgtttgTTAGATGACACTCGCTTGGCGAGTATTCTGGCCCAAGCATGTACTCCTGGTTCTTTGCCTCTTCTGGATATGTCCACCAAACATCGTCTTCGTGTTCGGTTCCATCAGCACGTGCCTCACATCCACGCGTTGTATATCTAGCGCACCTAAATGATATGCAATGATACGAGTGCATGAATATAAGAAAAATAAcacatgatgcaatgcaatgtgaCTAATAGAAAAGATATGACTGGGCAATTATTTACCGAGTAAACATAACAAACGAGCTCACAAGGCAAATGGGTTGGGGCTGCAATACAAGAATTCATTCAGTTTATTTTAGCCtaaagtgtttccttcaaaagcATTACTAAACTTATTTAGAAAAGCCAAGCAATACGATAAAGCAAGAAGGATTAAACTAGAACTTGATGTAACAAGCGAGCAAGCATAAGCAAGATAAATAAAGACAAACCACATTTTGATATATCCGATTTAACATGATTTATACATGAACAAGAATTTAATAACTGAATTTACCATTCAATacaatatttataaaaaagttTGTACAACTAGAGAGCAGACACAGGCAGCATATAGAGAGATGCTTATCAATAGTTGCATCAACCCTACACTAGTTTAACACACGGGCACTTCATACAACCAACATAACCAACATGTCAGATGTAATTAAAGTGTTTCAAAATTTTGTTAGACAGCTCATGAAAACTAGCTCCGATGACTAACCACCAGTCATGACATCATATGTACaaaacaaatatttattttcttctaaACCTATTATCCACGTTCTTAATATTAAACAAGCCTATTATGAGGTAAATTAGTAACTCAGGATATGAAATTCTTACCTTAAACTACAAACATTATCACTAATTTACCATGAAATTGCTAAAGCATTTGAATTGTTACAACTTCATTTAAGGAATTATTACAAATTATCCACATAAAGCATTAACAAGCAATTATTGATTtccaacaaaatattaaactaaaGCATGCCATATTATCTACCCAAAGCATATATCTAGTCGTGAGGGGCATAACAAAATAAATCTCGTCACTTATGGTTCAAACTATAATTTACTAGGCATTAAATAAGTTTAGcacattttctatttttacacCTTTCTATTATTCATAATAATTTATTAAGCACTATCCAActtaaatcaacaactcagtcatacatgcatcaataattctgaaatttttatcaCAGAACCTACATCACATGAATaacctaccataaaaatttcatagcaaaaGGAGAAACATAACTACATATATGATTTTATCCCTAACAAGCATGGATAAAATTCTAGGACAATATTTTTCTACCTACACATGTCATATTATAGGTTCACTACATAGATCTAATCACAAAGATTACAAAAAGTCCTTATTTgtctttttaggatttttctactatttttaattgaatttccaaatttactgcaaaaatgtaaaaacaaaactagataTTATGTTTAAGTCCCTAGATTTGCAAAAAAACCCCTAGAAAGATTTGGGACCTCGCAATCTAGCCCTTGGCCGGGGTTGgagacaggggaggcggcggcggcccgtttTCCGGCGCCggtgatcgccggcggcgagggggactCTGGGGAAAAGCTAGAGGGGGTCCAGGCGAACCTGTAGAGGGACTTGGCCGGCGTTGGGGtggctcgtggcggcggcgccatgcgagcaggcggccggcggcggcgctaggtcgcggcggcggcgctccggcgagtaAGGGAGGGCGCGGCTTGGTCGATGAGCTTCCTTGGGAGGTAGGGAACGTGTCTGGGTGGTCGTTTGGGGAGGAAGGAGGTCGTAGGTAGGGGCTCCATGGCGAGCTCCGCTCGGCGGCGACtatggcgggtggcggcggtagctggcggcggcggcgagctcggcccgtggcggcggcggcgagctcggcccgTGGCCGCAGCGGCCATGGCTCGGCGCTGGAAGGCGGGGCGAGCGGGGCGGAGTGGCACGCGGCGAGTTTGGCTCGCGGCCacgacggccatggcggcaACGGCGGGCTCGGGAGCGCACGGTGCGTGGCGTGCATCGGCGACGCGAGGGGCGACGGCGCAGGGCACGCGGGCTCGTGGCAGGCGGTGTGCGTGCGAGAGAGAGACGAGGGAGTGAGCGAGAGGGACGCGGACGGCACTGGCGAGGACGCGCGGCACGCGCGCTCGAGCGGCGCCGTGGCCAATTTGGCGTTGGCGACCCCGGCAAATATCGGGGTGTTACACACTGCtcgcccgccgctccgccgcggcccctcGCCGCGAAGCCCAGGGACGAGCCGGACCCCGACGACGGCAGGCAGAGGGTCGTCATCTTCTTCGGGACGCAGACCGGCACCGCGAGGGCTTCGCCAAGGTTCCCACTCAACTgtgtcgtttgatttttttgttgttgttttttgGCACAAGCAGAGCT
This sequence is a window from Panicum virgatum strain AP13 chromosome 7K, P.virgatum_v5, whole genome shotgun sequence. Protein-coding genes within it:
- the LOC120640361 gene encoding uncharacterized protein LOC120640361; protein product: MAATAGSGAHGRAARALERRRGQFGVGDPGKYRGVTHCSPAAPPRPLAAKPRDEPDPDDGRQRVVIFFGTQTGTARASPRRSLKGPRRGTTWPSSRYYIGCFELQGSLEGDLVLGRMEKTWYLEGPWKKTGCLSIQTDVITSGN